Genomic segment of bacterium:
CACCGCGGTGACGCGCGAGGCGATCGCCTCCCGAGCCTCGGTCCAGGTCATGTCGCCCAATCGCATGATCGTGCCCCTTCCTTCTATTTTTCGATCCAGACGTGATTGAGGTAGCCGACGCTGAAGGCGCCGAGCCCCCCCGGCAGCCTGACATACCCTTTGACGGAGCTGCGCGCCGCCTCGGCCTGCGGGCGCCAGACGATGAAGATCCACGGCGCTTCCTGGAAGAGGACGCGCTCCGCGTCGGCGTAGATCGCTTTGCGCCTCGTCCGGTCCGTGATGCGCTGCCCTTCCTCGAGCAGTTGATCCAGCCGCTCGGCCTTGAACTTCACCGCCGCCGCGTAGGCCGTTCCCGTCGAATGGAAGTAGCGGTAGTAGAAGTCGGGGTCGGCCCAGGGCAGGCTCAGGCCGTCCATCATCATCATGAAATCCCCGGTGACCCGCTTCTGGAACAAGGTCGCGACATCGTTGATCTTGAGGTCCACCGTCGCCCCGAACGAGCGCAGCATGGTCGCGACCACCTGCGCGGTGTCGAGATGCACAGTGAGGTTGGCAGATTCGAGCACGAGATGGAGGTCCCCAGGACGCTGGACCCCGGCCTCCTTGAGCAGCGCGAGCGCCCGTTGGGGATCGTACTTCCAGACCTTGCTCGTCTCAGGGTTGTAGGCCCACGCGTCCTTTCGAAGCAGAAAGCCGTCCATCAGCTGCGCCTGTCCGCCGAACGCCGTCAGGCTCACGGTCTGCCGATTGATCGCGAAGTTGAGCGCCTGCCGCACTTTGGGGTTGGTGAGGGGCGGGCGCGTGGGGTTCAGCCGGATCATGTTGAAGACCTCGAACCCGCGGTAGACGCGGAACCCCCGCTCACGCATGAGGAACTCGGTGTCCTGCCACGGCAGATACTCCACGAAGTCGGACTGTCCGCTCCTGAGCGCGTTGACGCGGGCGCGGTCGTCCAGGATGGGGACCAGTTCGACGCGATCCAGGCAGGCGGGGTCCCACGCTTTTGGATACCGCTCCAGGACGTATCGGACATTGGGTTCATAGCTCGTCAGCCGGAACGCGCCGGTCCCGTTCATCGCTTTTTTGAAGTCCCCGCCGGCGTCGGCCCATTTCTTGCTCACGATGAACGTCTCGCGGCCGGCGAGGATGTCGAGGAACGTCGCGCTCGGGTGCTTCAGGCGCACCTCGACC
This window contains:
- a CDS encoding ABC transporter substrate-binding protein is translated as MGRKILAGVLVVAVLGVPAVVGGAPGPASACPVQGGVLRFGLYRDPTGLDPHLNFGATSSSLQGNVYDTLVEYDARGNLGPGLAESWTQPQPTVYIFKLRRNVTFHDGTPLTSADVLYSFKRILDPQTKATRQKEFEDLVESTRAQDEYTVEVRLKHPSATFLDILAGRETFIVSKKWADAGGDFKKAMNGTGAFRLTSYEPNVRYVLERYPKAWDPACLDRVELVPILDDRARVNALRSGQSDFVEYLPWQDTEFLMRERGFRVYRGFEVFNMIRLNPTRPPLTNPKVRQALNFAINRQTVSLTAFGGQAQLMDGFLLRKDAWAYNPETSKVWKYDPQRALALLKEAGVQRPGDLHLVLESANLTVHLDTAQVVATMLRSFGATVDLKINDVATLFQKRVTGDFMMMMDGLSLPWADPDFYYRYFHSTGTAYAAAVKFKAERLDQLLEEGQRITDRTRRKAIYADAERVLFQEAPWIFIVWRPQAEAARSSVKGYVRLPGGLGAFSVGYLNHVWIEK